CGACGCGCGACGCCTCGTAGACAGTTGCATCGACCACGGCGTCAACCTGTTCGACACGGCGAACATGTACTCCACCGGGCTGTCCGAAGAGATCCTCGGCGAGGTTTTGGAAGGCCGATATGACGATATCCTCGTGACCTCCAAGGCGCGTATGCCCATCGGCGATGGTCCGAACGACGAAGGTGTCTCGCGCTGGCACCTGATCCGGGAATGCGAGCGTTCCCTCAAGCGGCTGCGCACCGACCATATCGACATCTACTACATGCACGAATGGGATGGTCTGACCCCTGTCGAGGAAAAGATGGAGGCCCTCGATACCCTGATCCGGCACGGCAAGATCCGCTATGCAGGCTGTTCCAACTATTCGGCCTGGCATGTGATGAAATCGCTGGCCGCTGCGCCGCGCCATTCCAGCCGCTTCGTCACTCAGCAAATTCACTACACGATCGAGGCGCGCGAAGCGGAATACGAGCTTCTGCCCCTGTCGGTCGACCAAGGGCTGGGGGTTCTGGTCTGGTCGCCTCTGGCGGCCGGGCTGTTGTCGGGCAAACACCGTCGCGGGAGGCAGGCGCCCGAAGGCTCGCGGCAGGCCGAGGGCTGGAACGAGCCTCCGATCCGCGACATGGAAAGGCTCTGGAGCATCGTCGATGTGTTGGTTGAGATCGCCGAGGCCCATCAGGTCGAGGCAGCCCAGATCGCCCTGGCCTGGTTGCTGACCCGGCCTGCGGTAGCGTCCCTGGTCGTCGGCGGGCGGACGGTCGATCAGTTCGAGCGCAACTTCCGCGCGGTCGATGTCGTCCTGTCTGAGGATGAATTGAAGCGTCTTAACGATGTCAGTCGCCTTCCGCTGGTCTATCCGTACTGGCACCAGCACAACTTCGCCCGCCCGCGGTTCAGCCCCGCCGACCAGGCGTTGCATGCCGATTACCCGGACCGCCATTATGGCGGCGAAGACCCATTGGTCTGAGTGGCGAAGGCCTTGTGTGAACCCGTTTCGCCACGGCGCGCTCCTTGGGCGGGTGTTGCCAAGAGAGGGCTGGGGATGACACGTTGAGCCGCAGGTTTATCTTGCTGACCGGGTGCTCTGGTGGTGGAAAATCAACACTCCTGCAATCGCTGAGCGCCAAGGGTTTCGCCACCGTGGAAGAACCGGGTCGACGCATCGTCGCAGATGAAATTGCCAAGGGTGGCACTGCTTTGCCTTGGTTGGACATGGGGGCGTTCGCGCGGCGCGCCGTCGAGATGGCGCAATCGGATCTGCAACGGGCTACGGAGCATGAGGGTCTTGTATTCTTCGACCGGGGCATCTTCGACGCCGCGGTCGCGTTGGAGCATTCGGGCGGCCCGTCCATCCGGGAGACACTGGGTGCGGCCCGTGCCTATGCGGGCCGTGTTTTCGTGGTGCCGCCGTGGGAAGAGATCTTTGGCCAAGACGCCGAGCGCCGGCACCATTTCAACGCGGCGGTGCAGGAGTATCATCGTATAACGGACGCTCTGGACGCGTTGGGATACGATGGACGGGTCTTGCCGCGCGTGTCTGTGCGCGACCGGGTCGAGATGGTTCTGCAAGGCTGCACCGGGCGGTCGGCGAGATCGCCCTGATGCCCTGAGCGCCAGGCGCCCTAGCGCCTATTTGTCCACGGCGGCCCTGACCACCGACTGCATCGCCAGCATCCCGGGATCGTCCAGCCCGATACTCTTTTCGCCGAAAATGCGGGCGCGGCCGACCGTGGCGGGTTTGTCGCGAAAATCCTCCAGCGCGCGGTCCACGGCCTCGGCTGCTGCGCTGGCCTTGTCATCGGCCTTGTCTGTCGTGCGGGCGACGTAGTCGAGGCTGTCGAGAACCGTCTTGCCGCCAAGCTCTGCCTTGCCCCGTTCCTGCATCTTGTCGCGCGCACCTGCGATGAGACCGGGAATACTCTCCGATTCAATCTCCTGCTGACCCCGCAGTTCCTTTGCGGCGCTCATCAGCCCTGTTGCCATGAGCGTGCCGTAGGACGACCCCGAGGACTTGGTGAACGCCTGGGCGCATCCCAGCAGGGCCATGCCGATATCCTCGGGCAGATCGTCCTTCATCGCCACGATCGCGCGCATGCCACGTGTCATGGTGACCCCCAGATCACCATCACCAAGGGCCGCATCGGCACTGTTGAGTAGGTCGAAATCCCGCTCCATCGCGGCTGCGATGCGGTCAATGGCGCCCAGAAGTGTATCGCGGGTGATCGTCATCCAACCCTCCAGAACGCGCAGTCGCACGGTGCCAGAAGCAACTTCTCAAGTTCGTCATCCAGCTTGCACAGGGTGAAGGACACGCCCGCCATTTCCATCGACGTGGCGTAGCGCCCGACCAGCGGCATGACGATGCGTGCGCCCGCAGCTTCGAGCCGGGCCTTTACCCTGCGGTAGAGGATGTAGAGTTCTTCGGGCGGTGTCGCTCCGAGGGAGTTCACCATCACGGACACGCGGTCGCCATTGCCAATTGGCATATCGGCGAGAAGCCTGTCCATCATCTCTTCGGCGATCTGATCGGCGGTCTGCAGCTTGCCGCGCCAGACGCCGGGTTCGCCATGAATGCCCATGCCCATTTCCATTTCGTCTTCGGCGATCTCGAAGGTGGGTTTGCCCGCTTGTGGCACCGTGCAGGGGGACAGCGCCGCACCGATGGAGCGGCAGGCATCCGCGGCTTTCTGGGCCACCGCGGTAACGCCATCCAGGTCACGGCCTTCCTCGGCGGCGGCCCCGGCGATCTTGAAGGCGTAGACCATGCCCGCGACACCGCGGCGTTTTTCGGCTTCTGCTGGCGGGGCAGAGGCCACGTCATCGGCCAATAGCACCGTGGTGCAGGTGATGTCGTCGAACTCCACCAGCTCTCCGGCCATATCGAAGTTCATTACATCGCCGCCGTAGTTGCCATATAGGCGTAGCACGCCAGCACCGCTGTCGGCCACGCGGATCGCATCGGCCATCTGTTCGGCTGAGGGCGAGGCGAAGACATCCCCGATCGCGCAGGCGTCGAGCAATCCTTCGCCCACATAGCCGGTAAAGACCGGCAGGTGGCCGGACCCACCGCCGGTCACGATCCCGACCTTGCCGTCCTTGCCCGGGTTGGCGCGGGCCACGACCTTGCCGGTATCGCCGTGCAGGCGGTAGTATTCCGGATGCGCGGCGATCAGCCCCGCCAGCATCTCGTCGACATAGTCTTCCGGCTTGTTAAGTATCTTTTTCATCATGTCCTCCTCCCGCTCTGGACGGATGGTTTATTTTGGTGGCTTCAGGCTACTGCGCAGGGCGGTCACGGCATGGGTGTTGATCACCATGACGAGGATTAGCAGCGCGCCCCAGATCAACTCGCGTGCGAAATTTGACACCCCAAGCATGTTCAGGCCGCTGGACAGGAACTGCATAGACAGCACCGCCAACACCACGCCAATGACGCGACCATAGCCACCATAGGGGTTCACCCCGCCCAGCACGGCGATCAGAACCGCCAGCAGCAGGTAGGAAGACCCGTAATCGGCCTTCGCTGAATTGGCACGGCTCATTATGATGAGCCCGGCAACCGACGCGAACATCCCGGCGATCACGTAGACCTTGAGCAGCATGCGGTTGATGTCGATGGCGGCATAAAGCGCCGCGAGCGGATTGGCCCCGTACATCGTCACGCGCAATCCGAAGGCGGTGCGGGTCAGGACCAGGTGCAGCAGGAACGCCAGAACCGCAAACAGGATGAGAGGGACAGGCACACCCGCCAAGGTCGCGTTTCCGATCAAGGCGACCGTGTCGGGAAAGCCCATG
The Dinoroseobacter shibae DFL 12 = DSM 16493 genome window above contains:
- a CDS encoding aldo/keto reductase, which produces MKYRTLGRSGLKISVITMGTFTFGGRGDFGRTASQDVADARRLVDSCIDHGVNLFDTANMYSTGLSEEILGEVLEGRYDDILVTSKARMPIGDGPNDEGVSRWHLIRECERSLKRLRTDHIDIYYMHEWDGLTPVEEKMEALDTLIRHGKIRYAGCSNYSAWHVMKSLAAAPRHSSRFVTQQIHYTIEAREAEYELLPLSVDQGLGVLVWSPLAAGLLSGKHRRGRQAPEGSRQAEGWNEPPIRDMERLWSIVDVLVEIAEAHQVEAAQIALAWLLTRPAVASLVVGGRTVDQFERNFRAVDVVLSEDELKRLNDVSRLPLVYPYWHQHNFARPRFSPADQALHADYPDRHYGGEDPLV
- a CDS encoding AAA family ATPase produces the protein MSRRFILLTGCSGGGKSTLLQSLSAKGFATVEEPGRRIVADEIAKGGTALPWLDMGAFARRAVEMAQSDLQRATEHEGLVFFDRGIFDAAVALEHSGGPSIRETLGAARAYAGRVFVVPPWEEIFGQDAERRHHFNAAVQEYHRITDALDALGYDGRVLPRVSVRDRVEMVLQGCTGRSARSP
- a CDS encoding dihydroxyacetone kinase subunit L translates to MTITRDTLLGAIDRIAAAMERDFDLLNSADAALGDGDLGVTMTRGMRAIVAMKDDLPEDIGMALLGCAQAFTKSSGSSYGTLMATGLMSAAKELRGQQEIESESIPGLIAGARDKMQERGKAELGGKTVLDSLDYVARTTDKADDKASAAAEAVDRALEDFRDKPATVGRARIFGEKSIGLDDPGMLAMQSVVRAAVDK
- a CDS encoding dihydroxyacetone kinase subunit DhaK, which gives rise to MKKILNKPEDYVDEMLAGLIAAHPEYYRLHGDTGKVVARANPGKDGKVGIVTGGGSGHLPVFTGYVGEGLLDACAIGDVFASPSAEQMADAIRVADSGAGVLRLYGNYGGDVMNFDMAGELVEFDDITCTTVLLADDVASAPPAEAEKRRGVAGMVYAFKIAGAAAEEGRDLDGVTAVAQKAADACRSIGAALSPCTVPQAGKPTFEIAEDEMEMGMGIHGEPGVWRGKLQTADQIAEEMMDRLLADMPIGNGDRVSVMVNSLGATPPEELYILYRRVKARLEAAGARIVMPLVGRYATSMEMAGVSFTLCKLDDELEKLLLAPCDCAFWRVG
- a CDS encoding ABC transporter permease; this translates as MNTSVKDFTASPEFRLLIIMVFVFGLMSVLSPDRFLSSQNLTSMAFQFPEFAILALAMTIAMMTGGIDLSVVGIANLSAVVAALILTHFSNAEMPAAQSAIWLAIAITAALCIGAIAGLINGSLVAFFGLPPILATLGSGLVFTGFAIAMTGGSAVMGFPDTVALIGNATLAGVPVPLILFAVLAFLLHLVLTRTAFGLRVTMYGANPLAALYAAIDINRMLLKVYVIAGMFASVAGLIIMSRANSAKADYGSSYLLLAVLIAVLGGVNPYGGYGRVIGVVLAVLSMQFLSSGLNMLGVSNFARELIWGALLILVMVINTHAVTALRSSLKPPK